The genomic region TTTCACATTTCTTTTGAACCTCTTCTATTTAAAAAAATTTGTTAATATCTGTTAACACCTCAATGCCAACGAGCGTGCCTTTTTCAATAAATTCCAAACTGGCGCCTCCTCCAGTGGATAGATGATCAAATCCATTAGCGCAACCAGCAAGGTTGATGGCTGCAACGACATCTCCTCCACCAGCAATGGAAATGGCCTTACTTTTTGCAATGGTTTTTGCAATTTGGAATGTGGGCTTGGAAAATTCTTGTTCCTCAAATACACCCAAAGGCCCATTCCAAAAAATAGTTTTGGCTTTCCCAAGTTTTTCAGACCACATTTCGACCGTCTTTGATCCAATGCTCATACCTTCAAACCCTTCTTCAATCTCTTCTTCTTCCTTGACCATTTGCGTGCCCGTTTTACGCACAAGGAAATCTATTGGCAAATACACCTCAATATTACGTGTTTTTGCCAGATCTAAAATTTCTTTTGCAGCTTTTACAAATTTCTCTTCTACAAACGAATCTCCGACTGTTTTTCCAAGTGCTTTCAAAAAGGTATAAGCCATAGCCCCTCCAATCATCAGCGCATCTATTTTTTCCAATAGCGCTTTGATGACCCCCACTTTTGTCGAAACTTTAGCCCCTCCCAAAATTGCCACAAACGACCTTTTTGGATGTAAAAGTTTATTTGATAAAAATTCAATTTCTTTTTGTAATAAAAAACCTGCTGCTGCTTGTTTGAATAATTTTGGCACTTCATAAACAGATGCATGCTTTCTGTGAGAAACTCCAAAAGCATCATTGACGTAAAGTTCCGCAAAACTTGCCAATTCGATAGCAAAATGGGGATCTTTTTCCGGGAATTCTTCTGCCTCATAAAAGCGCAAATTTTCCAAAAGAAGCACATCTTTTGGTTCCATTTCACCCACAATCTCTTGCACCTTTTCTCCGATGCAATCTCCTACAAATTTAACATCCTTTTCCAAAAGCTCAGTTAAACGCGTCGCACACACACCCAGCGACAAACTTAAGTCCTTTTTACCCTCCGGACGTCCCATATGACTGATTAAAATCACTTTTGCTTGGCTTTCAATTAAATATTTAATAGTGGGCAGGGTTTCTTTGATACGCATATCATCCAATATCCCTTCATCTGTCAAAGGAACATTGTAATCGACACGCACAAGCACTGTTTTGTGGAAAAGTTCGAGATCTTCAACACTCAGTTTTTGCATGATAAGAAATGTAGCTAACCTATATTTTTTTATCAACCCATATTTTTAACTGACATTACGCAGTAAATTCTGTTTTAATTTTGAAAAAACAATTATTCCATTGATTTTAAATGAAATAAAGACCTATTTTCTCAAGCGTTTTTAGCTTGTAAATAAAGCTTTTTATTTATATAATTTTATTTATGAATCTGCCCATTTTAACATCTGCACAAAAACCTGCATTCGATCCCCAACTCCGTGTCGGTTGGTTTCGTCGCTCTGTATTAACTCAAGATGGAAAG from Chlamydiota bacterium harbors:
- the pgk/tpi_2 gene encoding Bifunctional PGK/TIM translates to MQKLSVEDLELFHKTVLVRVDYNVPLTDEGILDDMRIKETLPTIKYLIESQAKVILISHMGRPEGKKDLSLSLGVCATRLTELLEKDVKFVGDCIGEKVQEIVGEMEPKDVLLLENLRFYEAEEFPEKDPHFAIELASFAELYVNDAFGVSHRKHASVYEVPKLFKQAAAGFLLQKEIEFLSNKLLHPKRSFVAILGGAKVSTKVGVIKALLEKIDALMIGGAMAYTFLKALGKTVGDSFVEEKFVKAAKEILDLAKTRNIEVYLPIDFLVRKTGTQMVKEEEEIEEGFEGMSIGSKTVEMWSEKLGKAKTIFWNGPLGVFEEQEFSKPTFQIAKTIAKSKAISIAGGGDVVAAINLAGCANGFDHLSTGGGASLEFIEKGTLVGIEVLTDINKFF